One window from the genome of Jiangella alba encodes:
- a CDS encoding ABC transporter ATP-binding protein: protein MAFIMNGLDAEAYDRTYGDRELLRRILRYFRPKTRVMAFIAVAIVLQALMQAAFPIVVSEGLDRVVDDRTTGLVVALVSAVLVTGVLGWVFNFVQRWYTATVVGDVVLGLREDAFDAVLDRDMSFYDEHSSGKVVSRVTSDTEDFATVVTLTLNLISQVLMVGLITVLLFTRNVGLALLVMAVVPIIVAMALGFRRIARETTRHQQRSLAKVNATLQETMGGISVAKNFRQEHTVYGEFQPINGQNYRVTLKQGFVFGAIFPALFAVAGLATVMLVQVGGGRVLDGSISAGDWYLFLQSVALFWLPLTSIASFWSQFQQGLSASERVFALIDAEPLVVQRDPRPVGRLAGRIEFRSVRFGYAPEHPVLDGFDLTIAAGETIALVGHTGAGKSTIGRLLVRFYEFQGGQILIDGTDIRSVELTSYRHQLGVVPQSPFLFSGTVADNIRYPRPDASESDVRAAAATVAGGDWLDALPDGLATEVGEHGSALSMGQRQLVALARLLLQDPAIVILDEATASVDPLTEAQISEGLDVALAGRTSIVIAHRLSTIEHADRIIVMRDGGIVEQGTHDSLLRAGGAYCDVYNTYFRHQSPDYRPGTGFVGVEVS from the coding sequence ATGGCCTTCATCATGAACGGTCTCGACGCCGAGGCGTACGACCGCACGTACGGCGACCGCGAGCTGCTGCGCCGCATCCTGCGCTACTTCCGGCCCAAGACGCGGGTCATGGCGTTCATCGCCGTCGCCATCGTGCTGCAGGCGCTCATGCAGGCGGCGTTCCCCATCGTCGTCAGCGAGGGCCTCGACCGCGTCGTCGACGACCGCACCACCGGCCTGGTGGTCGCGCTGGTGTCGGCGGTGCTGGTCACCGGTGTGCTGGGCTGGGTGTTCAACTTCGTGCAGCGCTGGTACACCGCCACGGTGGTCGGCGACGTCGTGCTCGGCCTGCGCGAGGACGCCTTCGACGCCGTCCTCGACCGCGACATGTCCTTCTACGACGAGCACTCGTCGGGCAAGGTGGTCAGCCGGGTCACGTCCGACACCGAGGACTTCGCCACCGTCGTCACGCTGACGCTGAACCTCATCAGCCAGGTGCTCATGGTCGGGCTCATCACCGTGCTGCTGTTCACCCGCAACGTCGGGCTGGCGCTGCTGGTCATGGCGGTCGTGCCGATCATCGTCGCGATGGCGCTGGGGTTCCGGCGCATCGCCCGCGAGACCACGCGGCACCAGCAGCGCTCGCTCGCCAAGGTCAACGCGACGCTGCAAGAGACCATGGGCGGCATCTCGGTGGCGAAGAACTTCCGCCAGGAGCACACCGTCTACGGCGAGTTCCAGCCGATCAACGGGCAGAACTACCGGGTCACGCTCAAGCAGGGCTTCGTCTTCGGCGCCATCTTCCCGGCACTGTTCGCGGTGGCCGGGCTGGCCACCGTCATGCTGGTGCAGGTCGGCGGCGGGCGGGTGCTCGACGGCTCCATCTCGGCCGGCGACTGGTACCTCTTCCTGCAGAGCGTCGCGCTGTTCTGGCTGCCGCTGACGTCCATCGCGTCGTTCTGGTCGCAGTTCCAGCAGGGGCTGTCGGCGTCCGAGCGGGTGTTCGCGCTGATCGACGCCGAGCCGCTGGTGGTGCAGCGCGACCCCCGGCCGGTCGGGCGGCTGGCCGGGCGCATCGAGTTCCGCTCGGTGCGGTTCGGGTACGCGCCGGAGCACCCGGTGCTCGACGGGTTCGACCTCACCATCGCGGCCGGCGAGACCATCGCGCTGGTCGGCCACACCGGCGCCGGCAAGTCGACCATCGGCCGGCTGCTGGTGCGGTTCTACGAGTTCCAGGGCGGGCAGATCCTCATCGACGGCACCGACATCCGCTCCGTCGAGCTGACGTCGTACCGCCACCAGCTGGGCGTCGTGCCGCAGTCGCCGTTCCTGTTCTCCGGCACGGTGGCCGACAACATCCGCTATCCGCGGCCGGACGCCTCGGAGTCCGACGTGCGGGCGGCGGCCGCCACGGTGGCCGGCGGCGACTGGCTCGACGCCCTGCCCGACGGCCTCGCCACCGAGGTCGGCGAGCACGGCTCGGCGCTGTCGATGGGCCAGCGGCAGCTGGTGGCGCTGGCCCGGCTGCTGCTGCAGGACCCCGCCATCGTCATCCTCGACGAAGCCACCGCCAGCGTCGATCCCCTCACCGAGGCGCAGATCTCCGAGGGCCTCGACGTCGCGCTGGCCGGGCGCACGTCCATCGTCATCGCGCACCGGCTGTCCACCATCGAGCACGCCGACCGCATCATCGTCATGCGCGACGGCGGCATCGTCGAGCAGGGCACCCACGACTCCCTGCTGCGGGCCGGCGGCGCCTACTGCGACGTCTACAACACCTACTTCCGGCACCAGTCCCCCGACTACCGGCCCGGCACCGGCTTCGTCGGCGTCGAGGTCAGCTGA
- a CDS encoding uridine kinase, with protein MRVQPVTEDVLVTRVVERVLATGARRLVVDGHPAARPERLADALAEPLRTAGRPVARVRVRDFLRPRSLRLEHGAHDPDSLLDAWIDTSALNREVLVAVGPGGTGRYLPTLRDPDTDRSTRAAYVAAPPGLVVVLDGALTLGRGLDVDLSVHLALREDTLRRVTPPADAWTLPAYERYAAETSPEAVADIVVRADDPRHLAVVVS; from the coding sequence GTGCGGGTGCAGCCGGTGACCGAGGACGTGCTGGTGACGCGCGTCGTCGAGCGGGTTCTCGCGACCGGCGCCCGGCGCCTGGTGGTGGACGGTCACCCGGCGGCGCGGCCGGAGCGGCTGGCCGACGCGCTCGCCGAGCCGTTGCGGACGGCGGGCCGGCCGGTGGCGCGCGTCCGGGTCCGCGACTTCCTGCGGCCGCGGTCGCTGCGACTGGAGCACGGCGCGCACGACCCCGACTCGCTGCTGGACGCGTGGATCGACACCAGCGCGCTGAACCGCGAGGTGCTGGTGGCGGTGGGGCCCGGCGGCACCGGCCGCTACCTGCCGACGCTGCGCGACCCGGACACCGACCGGTCGACCCGGGCGGCGTACGTCGCGGCGCCACCCGGGCTGGTCGTCGTGCTGGACGGTGCGCTGACGCTGGGCCGCGGGCTGGACGTCGACCTGTCGGTGCACCTGGCGCTGCGCGAGGACACGCTGCGCCGGGTGACCCCGCCGGCCGACGCGTGGACGCTGCCGGCGTACGAGCGGTACGCCGCCGAGACCAGCCCGGAGGCGGTCGCCGACATCGTGGTGCGGGCCGACGACCCGCGGCACCTGGCGGTGGTCGTCAGCTGA
- a CDS encoding SDR family NAD(P)-dependent oxidoreductase, which yields MRLTGSTIVLTGATSGIGRATALELAALRPRRLVVHGPQPPGEVTTLVGELSAAAGRGGEVVYLAADYGVLDDVAALASAVRAACPEGVDLLVNNAARPGPRTRTLTGDGHEATWQTNYLAPVALTTLLLDAVGAGRAGRIVNVASATHFSAELRLDDLELAGPGYSPASAYARSKLALVTWSCRLAGHRPRPTVEVVSAHPGVIATPLLHAMFSIGGDTPEHAAGNLLAVARADGDNGTYYDERRPVTPNPIALDSVAQELLDQLTRRALAPVLPAATA from the coding sequence ATGCGGCTGACCGGATCGACGATCGTGCTGACCGGCGCGACGTCGGGTATCGGGCGGGCGACGGCCCTGGAACTGGCCGCGCTGCGGCCGCGGCGGCTGGTCGTACACGGCCCGCAGCCGCCCGGCGAGGTGACCACGCTCGTCGGCGAGCTGTCCGCGGCGGCCGGGCGGGGCGGCGAGGTCGTGTACCTGGCGGCCGACTACGGCGTGCTGGACGACGTCGCGGCGCTGGCGTCCGCGGTGCGCGCGGCCTGCCCCGAGGGCGTCGACCTGCTGGTGAACAACGCGGCGCGGCCCGGCCCGCGCACCCGCACGCTGACCGGCGACGGCCACGAGGCGACGTGGCAGACCAACTACCTCGCGCCGGTCGCGCTGACGACGCTGCTGCTCGACGCGGTCGGGGCGGGGCGTGCCGGGCGCATCGTCAACGTCGCGTCGGCCACGCACTTCTCCGCCGAGCTGCGGCTGGACGACCTCGAGCTGGCCGGGCCGGGCTACTCCCCCGCGTCGGCCTACGCGCGGTCGAAGCTGGCGCTGGTGACGTGGAGCTGCCGGCTCGCCGGGCACCGGCCGCGGCCGACCGTCGAGGTCGTCAGCGCGCACCCGGGCGTCATCGCGACGCCGCTGCTGCACGCGATGTTCTCCATCGGCGGCGACACCCCGGAGCACGCGGCCGGCAACCTGCTCGCCGTCGCCCGGGCCGACGGCGACAACGGCACCTACTACGACGAGCGGCGCCCGGTCACGCCGAACCCCATCGCGCTCGACTCCGTCGCGCAGGAGCTACTCGACCAGCTCACCCGGCGCGCGCTGGCCCCCGTCCTGCCGGCCGCCACCGCATGA
- a CDS encoding ABC transporter ATP-binding protein yields MTLARTEFTVAGRPEFDRRGPVRWIVSHQLRHPWHLAGFLVGSVTMVVLNSMVPGLVGDAFDAVLDDRTDRQAALTAIVVTLLVVVIGRSVLDFVARLCTEVLAKRIERDTRDELYVSLLGKSQTFHNRQRVGDLMARGANDVRQLGTMFSPGIDLLVDSLSQGIVPIVFIAFLDPRLLVAPLIFAVAFVWSIRRFMRRLAPVSAQLRENYGTLNAGLNETIRGIEVVKATGQEKQELARFGRNARRYRDAYVQQGLIQARYLPTLLLAVATAGGLLHGLWLLDAGELSVGGLITYIGLLGLLGFPAFISIFSFSLVQNGIASANRLLTLMREETELDHNEAGHVAPMRGAIEFQDVTFGYGGQPVLENLSFRIEPGQTVAVVGETGSGKTTLTKLVNRIYDTGSGRVLVDGTDVRTWNLDSLRSQISTIEQDIVLFSRSVHENIAFSLGQQAHRDDVVRAAKDAQAHEFVTALDDGYDTVIGERGVTLSGGQRQRLAIARALLTDPAILVLDDSTSAIDSATEDEIQRAIQRVLEGRTTLLITHRLSQIRWADKVLLLQRGRLVDEGTHDELLGRCALYRRIFAHYDEVSG; encoded by the coding sequence ATGACACTGGCACGCACCGAATTCACCGTCGCCGGTCGCCCGGAGTTCGACCGGCGCGGCCCGGTGCGCTGGATCGTGTCGCACCAGCTGCGCCACCCGTGGCACCTCGCCGGCTTCCTCGTCGGCTCGGTCACCATGGTGGTGCTCAATTCCATGGTGCCGGGGCTGGTCGGCGACGCCTTCGACGCGGTGCTCGACGACCGCACCGACCGGCAGGCGGCGCTCACGGCCATCGTCGTCACGCTGCTGGTGGTGGTCATCGGGCGGTCGGTGCTCGACTTCGTGGCCCGCCTGTGCACCGAGGTGCTGGCCAAGCGCATCGAGCGCGACACCCGCGACGAGCTGTACGTCAGCCTGCTGGGCAAGAGCCAGACGTTCCACAACCGGCAACGGGTCGGCGACCTCATGGCCCGCGGCGCCAACGACGTCCGGCAGCTCGGCACCATGTTCAGCCCGGGCATCGACCTCCTGGTCGACTCCCTGTCGCAGGGCATCGTCCCCATCGTCTTCATCGCCTTCCTCGACCCCCGGCTGCTGGTGGCGCCGCTGATCTTCGCGGTCGCGTTCGTGTGGTCGATCCGGCGGTTCATGCGCCGGCTGGCGCCGGTGTCGGCGCAGCTGCGCGAGAACTACGGCACCCTGAACGCGGGGCTGAACGAGACCATCCGCGGCATCGAGGTGGTCAAGGCGACCGGCCAGGAGAAGCAGGAGCTGGCCAGGTTCGGCCGCAACGCCCGCCGCTACCGCGACGCCTACGTCCAGCAGGGCCTCATCCAGGCCCGCTACCTGCCCACCCTGCTGCTGGCGGTGGCGACGGCCGGCGGGCTGCTGCACGGGCTGTGGCTGCTCGACGCCGGCGAGCTGAGCGTCGGCGGACTCATCACCTACATCGGACTGCTCGGCCTGCTCGGCTTCCCGGCGTTCATCTCGATCTTCTCCTTCTCGCTGGTGCAGAACGGCATCGCCAGCGCCAACCGGCTGCTGACGCTCATGCGCGAAGAGACCGAGCTCGACCACAACGAGGCCGGCCACGTCGCGCCCATGCGCGGGGCCATCGAGTTCCAGGACGTCACGTTCGGCTACGGCGGCCAGCCGGTGCTCGAGAACCTGTCGTTCCGCATCGAGCCGGGCCAGACGGTGGCCGTCGTCGGCGAGACCGGCTCCGGCAAGACCACGCTGACGAAGCTGGTCAACCGCATCTACGACACCGGCTCCGGCCGGGTCCTGGTCGACGGTACCGACGTCCGCACGTGGAACCTCGACTCCCTGCGCTCCCAGATCTCCACCATCGAACAGGACATCGTGCTGTTCAGCCGCTCGGTGCACGAGAACATCGCGTTCAGCCTCGGCCAGCAGGCCCACCGCGACGACGTCGTGCGCGCGGCCAAGGACGCCCAGGCGCACGAGTTCGTCACCGCCCTCGACGACGGCTACGACACCGTCATCGGCGAGCGCGGCGTCACGCTCTCCGGCGGGCAGCGGCAGCGGCTGGCCATCGCCCGGGCGCTGCTCACCGACCCCGCCATCCTGGTCCTCGACGACTCCACCAGCGCCATCGACAGCGCCACCGAGGACGAGATCCAGCGGGCCATCCAGCGCGTCCTCGAGGGCCGCACCACGCTGCTCATCACGCACCGGCTGTCGCAGATCCGCTGGGCCGACAAGGTCCTGCTGCTGCAGCGCGGCCGGCTGGTCGACGAAGGCACGCACGACGAACTGCTCGGCCGCTGCGCGCTCTACCGGCGCATCTTCGCCCACTACGACGAGGTGAGCGGCTGA
- a CDS encoding nucleosidase, with protein sequence MTRHLVVSATAAEARYVPAGLPVIVTGIGKTAAATATTQALAGRAPDDLVVVNIGTAGALRPGLTGLFTPGRVLNHDLDAALIRALGFDPEELIELPGGDDVTLATGDRFVADADLRDALALRADLVDMEGYAVAYACRRLGVPVRLVKHVSDAADESALDWPSVVDASARVLGAWLAAELGG encoded by the coding sequence ATGACCCGTCATCTCGTCGTCAGCGCGACCGCGGCCGAGGCCCGGTACGTGCCCGCCGGGCTGCCCGTCATCGTCACCGGCATCGGCAAGACGGCCGCCGCCACGGCGACGACGCAGGCGCTGGCCGGGCGGGCGCCGGACGACCTCGTCGTCGTCAACATCGGCACCGCCGGCGCGCTGCGCCCCGGGCTGACCGGCCTGTTCACGCCGGGGCGGGTGCTCAACCACGACCTCGACGCGGCGCTGATCCGGGCGCTCGGGTTCGACCCGGAGGAGCTGATCGAGCTGCCCGGCGGCGACGACGTCACGCTCGCGACCGGAGACCGGTTCGTCGCCGACGCGGACCTGCGCGACGCCCTCGCGCTGCGGGCCGACCTCGTCGACATGGAGGGCTACGCGGTCGCGTACGCGTGCCGGCGGCTGGGCGTGCCGGTGCGGCTGGTCAAGCACGTCTCCGACGCCGCGGACGAGTCCGCGCTGGACTGGCCGTCGGTGGTCGACGCGAGCGCCCGCGTGCTGGGCGCCTGGCTGGCGGCGGAGCTCGGCGGCTGA